In Luteitalea sp. TBR-22, one genomic interval encodes:
- a CDS encoding response regulator: MQVLRDGAEALDYLHRRGPFADRPHGEPCVILLDLKMPKVDGFEVLREVRSVDRLRHIPIVVTTSSREPGDVSRCHQLGANAYVVKPLAYYQFIRTFRTTVAFWTECNLSWLEGAP; encoded by the coding sequence ATGCAGGTCCTGCGCGACGGCGCCGAGGCCCTCGACTACCTGCACAGGCGAGGGCCATTTGCCGATCGGCCCCACGGGGAACCCTGCGTGATCCTGCTCGACCTGAAGATGCCGAAGGTCGACGGCTTCGAGGTGCTGCGCGAGGTGCGCAGCGTCGATCGGCTGCGGCACATCCCGATCGTCGTCACGACGTCGTCGCGGGAGCCGGGCGACGTCTCGCGCTGTCACCAGCTCGGCGCGAATGCCTACGTGGTCAAGCCCCTGGCATACTACCAGTTCATCCGGACGTTCCGCACCACGGTCGCCTTCTGGACCGAGTGCAACCTGTCGTGGCTCGAAGGCGCGCCGTGA
- a CDS encoding dihydroorotate dehydrogenase-like protein, with translation MPDLSTTYLGLPLQHPIVASAGPISQSLDGIRRLEDGGAAAIVMYSLFEEQIRRENDALGRLLAAGSDLSGEASSYFPTMEDFVAGPDAYLALVRQAREAVKVPIIASLNGSTPDGWVDYARQLHEAGAHAIELNLFHIPADTTASGRAVEQQYEDVVRRVCAAVPIPVAVKLSPYFSAMGEMARRLVEAGAKGLVLFNRFYQPDFDIDRMDVAPTLELSSPSEIRLPLLWIAVLRGRIRASLAATTGVHSHVEAAKYILAGADVAMSTSAVLKHGPSALGIIRDDLARWMDRKGFDSLAQIRGSMSQERVASPSAFERANYIKILQGWRD, from the coding sequence ATGCCGGATCTGTCCACCACGTACCTCGGCCTCCCGCTGCAGCACCCGATCGTCGCGTCGGCAGGCCCGATCTCCCAGTCGCTCGACGGCATCAGGCGCCTCGAGGACGGCGGCGCCGCCGCCATCGTCATGTACTCGCTCTTCGAGGAGCAGATCCGGCGCGAGAACGACGCGCTCGGCCGGCTCCTCGCCGCGGGGTCGGACCTGTCGGGCGAGGCGAGCAGCTACTTTCCGACGATGGAGGATTTCGTCGCCGGCCCCGACGCCTACCTGGCGCTCGTGCGGCAGGCGCGCGAGGCCGTGAAGGTGCCGATCATCGCCAGCCTGAACGGCTCGACGCCGGACGGCTGGGTGGACTACGCGCGGCAGTTGCACGAAGCGGGCGCGCACGCCATCGAGCTGAACCTGTTCCACATCCCGGCCGACACGACGGCCAGCGGCCGGGCCGTCGAGCAGCAGTACGAGGACGTGGTGCGTCGCGTGTGCGCGGCGGTGCCGATCCCGGTCGCCGTCAAGCTGTCGCCGTACTTCAGCGCGATGGGCGAGATGGCCAGGCGCCTGGTCGAGGCCGGCGCGAAGGGCCTGGTCCTCTTCAATCGCTTCTACCAGCCCGACTTCGACATCGATCGCATGGACGTCGCGCCGACCCTGGAGCTGAGTTCGCCAAGCGAGATCCGACTGCCCTTGCTGTGGATTGCGGTGCTGCGTGGCCGCATCCGGGCCTCGCTGGCCGCCACCACGGGCGTGCACTCGCACGTCGAGGCGGCCAAGTACATCCTGGCCGGCGCCGACGTGGCGATGTCGACCTCGGCGGTGCTCAAGCACGGCCCGTCGGCGCTCGGCATCATCCGCGACGACCTGGCGCGCTGGATGGACCGCAAGGGCTTCGACTCGCTGGCGCAGATCCGTGGTTCCATGAGCCAGGAGCGCGTCGCATCGCCCTCGGCCTTCGAGCGCGCGAACTACATCAAGATCCTGCAGGGATGGCGGGACTGA
- the nifJ gene encoding pyruvate:ferredoxin (flavodoxin) oxidoreductase, whose translation MSTPSSSDRPVLATVDGNEAAASVAYRLNEVCAIYPITPSSTMAELADQWSGERKPNIWGDVPTVIEMQSEGGAAGAVHGSLQGGALTTTFTASQGLLLMIPNMYKIAGELTPAVFHVAARALASHALSIFGDHQDVMAVRATGFAQLASASVQEAHDMAAIAQMATLESRIPFVHFFDGFRTSHEIARITMLSDDDLRALIDPSLVVAHRSRALSPDRPFIRGTAQNPDAYFQMREAANAMHWRVPSVVEAAMARFAARTGRHYGLVQYHGAPDAERVIVLMGSGAGAAAEAVEALTASGEKVGLLQIRLFRPFPAEAILAALPATVRAIAVLDRTKEPGANGEPLYQDVVTVLAEATAAGTRDRMPRVVGGRYGLSSKEFTPAMVKAVFDEIARPKPRSGFTVGITDDVNHTSLAVDDTFTTEHDDVFRAVFYGLGADGTVGANKNTIKIIGEDPDVHVQAYFVYDSKKSGSQTVSHLRFGPQPIRSTYLVREAQFIGCHQWGFIEKVDVLSLAAKGATLLLNSPHDASAVWDYLPRNVQERIVERGMAVWVIDANKVARAVGLGSHTNSVLQTCFFAVSGVLPRDKAIEKIKKAIEKTYRAKGPEVVRKNFEAVDRTIEALARVDVPTQATGSRKMLPIVAAGAPAFVRDVVAEMLAGRGDRLPVSAFPIDGTFPSATSRWEKRGISDTAPVWEPSLCIQCGNCSFVCPHAVIRTRVYTADRLAGAPAHFKAAPIEARGFPDSRYTLQIHEEDCTGCSLCVDVCPVKDPSTSGRRAINMAPRDLDTAAAREHAAFFETLPVTERGHVDFSTVRGTQLLEPLFEFSGACAGCGETPYLKLVSQLFGDRMVVANATGCSSIYGGNLPTTPWSVNHEGRGPAWANSLFEDNAEFGLGMRLAADHQLAAARKLLDQLRPQVGDELVDDIVHAPQRTEYDIRQQRQRVAQLLERLSTLSHPLVPLLSAVAGQLVRRSVWIIGGDGWAYDIGSGGLDHVLASGRDVNVLVLDTEVYSNTGGQASKSTPLGAAAKFASAGKQTEKKDIALQAISYGNVYVARIAMGANPQQTLDALREAEAYEGPSLVLAYSHCIAHGIDMTQGLHQQDRAVHSGYWPLVRYNPELRAAGEKPFTLDSVRPTVSFRSYAEQELRYRMLLLSDPARGEALLKSAQEAVTRKWKQYEDLAELR comes from the coding sequence ATGTCCACGCCCTCGTCCTCCGACCGCCCCGTCCTGGCCACCGTCGACGGCAACGAAGCCGCCGCGAGCGTCGCCTACCGACTCAACGAAGTCTGCGCCATCTACCCGATCACGCCCTCGTCCACGATGGCGGAGCTGGCCGATCAGTGGTCGGGTGAGCGCAAGCCGAACATCTGGGGCGACGTCCCCACCGTCATCGAGATGCAGAGCGAGGGCGGCGCCGCGGGCGCCGTGCACGGCTCGCTGCAGGGCGGCGCGCTCACCACGACGTTCACCGCGTCGCAGGGCCTGCTGCTGATGATCCCCAACATGTACAAGATCGCCGGCGAGCTCACGCCGGCGGTCTTCCATGTCGCGGCCCGCGCCCTGGCCTCGCACGCCCTCTCCATCTTCGGCGACCACCAGGACGTGATGGCGGTGCGCGCCACCGGCTTCGCGCAACTCGCCTCGGCCTCCGTGCAGGAGGCGCACGACATGGCGGCCATCGCGCAGATGGCGACGCTCGAGTCGCGCATTCCCTTCGTGCACTTCTTCGACGGCTTCCGGACGTCGCACGAGATCGCCCGCATCACGATGCTCTCCGACGACGACCTGCGGGCCCTCATCGACCCGTCGCTCGTCGTGGCCCACCGATCGCGCGCGCTGAGCCCCGACCGCCCGTTCATCCGCGGCACGGCCCAGAACCCCGACGCGTACTTCCAGATGCGCGAGGCGGCCAATGCCATGCACTGGCGGGTGCCGTCGGTGGTCGAGGCGGCCATGGCCCGCTTCGCCGCCCGCACGGGCCGGCACTATGGCCTGGTGCAGTACCACGGCGCGCCCGACGCCGAGCGCGTGATCGTGCTCATGGGCTCGGGCGCCGGGGCCGCCGCCGAGGCCGTCGAGGCGCTCACGGCATCCGGCGAGAAGGTGGGCCTGCTGCAGATCCGCCTGTTCCGGCCGTTCCCCGCCGAGGCCATCCTCGCGGCGCTGCCGGCCACGGTGCGCGCCATCGCCGTGCTCGACCGCACGAAGGAGCCGGGCGCCAACGGCGAGCCGCTCTACCAGGACGTCGTGACGGTGCTGGCCGAGGCGACGGCCGCCGGCACCCGCGATCGCATGCCGCGCGTCGTCGGCGGTCGCTACGGGCTGTCGTCCAAGGAGTTCACGCCGGCGATGGTCAAGGCGGTCTTCGACGAGATCGCCCGACCGAAGCCGCGTTCCGGCTTCACGGTGGGCATCACCGACGACGTCAACCACACCAGCCTCGCGGTCGACGACACGTTCACCACCGAGCACGACGACGTGTTCCGGGCGGTGTTCTACGGACTCGGCGCCGACGGCACGGTGGGCGCCAACAAGAACACGATCAAGATCATCGGCGAGGATCCCGACGTCCACGTGCAGGCGTACTTCGTCTACGACTCGAAGAAGTCGGGCTCGCAGACGGTGTCGCACCTGCGCTTCGGGCCGCAGCCGATCCGATCGACATACCTGGTGCGCGAGGCGCAGTTCATCGGCTGCCACCAGTGGGGCTTCATCGAGAAGGTGGACGTGCTGTCGCTCGCCGCGAAGGGCGCGACGCTCCTGCTCAACAGCCCGCACGACGCCTCAGCCGTGTGGGACTACCTCCCCCGCAACGTGCAGGAGCGCATCGTCGAGCGTGGCATGGCCGTGTGGGTGATCGACGCCAACAAGGTGGCGCGCGCCGTCGGGCTGGGCTCGCACACCAACAGCGTGCTGCAGACGTGCTTCTTCGCCGTCTCCGGCGTGCTGCCGCGCGACAAGGCCATCGAGAAGATCAAGAAGGCGATCGAGAAGACCTACCGCGCCAAGGGCCCGGAGGTGGTGCGCAAGAACTTCGAGGCCGTCGACCGCACCATCGAGGCGCTGGCCCGCGTCGATGTGCCGACGCAGGCGACCGGATCCCGGAAGATGCTGCCCATCGTCGCCGCCGGCGCGCCGGCGTTCGTGCGCGACGTGGTGGCCGAGATGCTCGCCGGTCGTGGCGACCGGCTGCCGGTGAGCGCGTTCCCGATCGACGGCACGTTCCCGAGCGCGACCTCGCGCTGGGAGAAGCGCGGCATCTCCGACACGGCGCCGGTGTGGGAGCCGTCGCTGTGCATCCAGTGCGGCAACTGCTCGTTCGTGTGCCCGCACGCGGTGATCCGCACGCGCGTCTACACGGCCGACCGGCTGGCTGGCGCGCCGGCGCACTTCAAGGCGGCGCCGATCGAGGCCCGTGGCTTCCCCGACAGCCGCTACACCCTGCAGATCCACGAGGAGGACTGCACCGGCTGCTCGCTGTGCGTCGACGTGTGCCCGGTGAAGGACCCGTCGACGAGCGGGCGCCGCGCCATCAACATGGCGCCGCGCGATCTCGACACGGCGGCGGCACGCGAGCACGCGGCCTTCTTCGAGACCCTGCCGGTGACCGAGCGCGGTCACGTGGACTTCTCCACGGTGCGCGGCACGCAGCTGCTCGAGCCGCTGTTCGAGTTCTCGGGCGCGTGCGCCGGCTGCGGCGAGACGCCGTACCTGAAGCTGGTGTCGCAGCTGTTCGGCGACCGCATGGTCGTGGCCAACGCCACCGGGTGCTCGTCGATCTACGGCGGCAACCTGCCGACCACGCCGTGGTCGGTCAACCACGAGGGCCGGGGGCCCGCGTGGGCCAACTCGCTGTTCGAGGACAACGCGGAGTTCGGCCTCGGGATGCGCCTGGCGGCCGATCACCAGCTGGCCGCCGCCCGCAAGCTGCTCGACCAGTTGCGCCCGCAGGTCGGCGACGAGCTGGTGGACGACATCGTCCACGCCCCTCAGCGCACCGAGTACGACATCCGCCAGCAGCGCCAGCGCGTCGCGCAGCTGCTCGAGAGGCTGTCGACCCTGTCGCACCCGCTCGTACCGCTGCTGTCGGCGGTGGCCGGGCAGCTGGTGCGGCGCAGCGTGTGGATCATCGGCGGCGACGGCTGGGCCTACGACATCGGCTCTGGCGGTCTCGATCACGTGCTGGCCAGCGGCCGCGACGTCAACGTGCTCGTGCTCGACACCGAGGTCTACTCCAACACGGGCGGCCAGGCGTCCAAGTCGACGCCGCTCGGCGCGGCGGCCAAGTTCGCCAGCGCCGGCAAGCAGACCGAGAAGAAGGACATCGCGCTGCAGGCGATCTCGTACGGCAACGTGTACGTGGCGCGCATCGCGATGGGCGCCAACCCGCAGCAGACGCTCGACGCGCTGCGCGAGGCCGAGGCGTACGAGGGGCCGTCGCTGGTGCTCGCCTACTCGCACTGCATCGCGCACGGCATCGACATGACGCAGGGGCTCCACCAGCAGGACCGGGCCGTGCACTCGGGCTACTGGCCGCTGGTCCGGTACAACCCCGAGCTGCGGGCGGCCGGCGAGAAGCCGTTCACGCTCGACTCGGTGCGGCCGACCGTGTCCTTCCGTTCGTACGCCGAGCAGGAGCTGCGCTACCGCATGCTGCTCCTCAGCGATCCGGCGCGCGGCGAGGCCCTGCTGAAGTCGGCGCAGGAGGCGGTGACCAGGAAGTGGAAGCAGTACGAAGACCTCGCGGAGTTGAGGTAG
- a CDS encoding NAD(P)-binding protein — MAAGDRDHDLTHLPDLRHKPQHGPVRSRRPIYKDLMPPCNHACPAGEPIQGWLDHAQAGRYHEAWSLLVTANPFPAIHGRVCYHPCESACNRGKLDGTVSIHSVERFLGDLALEQGWTLPAGAPASGKRVLVVGAGPSGLSAAYHLKRLGHDVLVRDAGPVAGGMMHFGIPAYRLPRAVLDAEVARLADMGVVFEFAHKVSDLEAEWTAGGFAAVFLAVGAHIGKRAGIPARDAGRMLDALAFLKDVEAGTPPRLGRRVAVYGGGNTAMDAARTAARLGHEPLIIYRRDRDHMPAHPSEADDALEEGVKIHWLRSIAGMEAGELKVEVMALDDKGRPKGTGVFETIEADALILALGQDVDTGFLKGVAGVVMTDDGSVVVDAAMMTGRAGLFAGGDMVPAERTVTYAVGHGRRAATHIDAYLRQQAVEAAAPLEIATYEKLHLWFYTDVAHRPQGRLAIEERRAGFGEVVAGLTETEAQHEAKRCLSCGTCFECDGCYAACPEDAVIKLGKGNRYEYDYGKCTGCAVCFEQCPCHAISMVPEPEAH; from the coding sequence ATGGCTGCTGGCGATCGCGATCACGATCTGACCCACCTTCCGGATCTCCGACACAAGCCGCAACATGGCCCCGTCCGCAGCAGGCGACCGATCTACAAGGACCTGATGCCGCCGTGCAACCATGCCTGCCCCGCCGGCGAGCCGATCCAGGGGTGGCTCGATCATGCGCAGGCCGGTCGCTACCACGAGGCCTGGTCGCTGCTGGTCACCGCCAATCCGTTCCCGGCCATCCACGGGCGCGTGTGCTACCACCCGTGCGAGTCGGCGTGCAATCGCGGCAAGCTCGATGGCACGGTCAGCATCCACTCGGTCGAGCGCTTCCTCGGTGACCTCGCGCTCGAGCAGGGCTGGACGCTGCCGGCTGGCGCGCCTGCCTCCGGCAAGCGCGTGCTCGTCGTCGGCGCCGGTCCGAGCGGTCTGTCGGCGGCCTATCACCTGAAGCGCCTCGGTCACGACGTGCTGGTGCGCGACGCCGGCCCGGTGGCCGGCGGCATGATGCACTTCGGCATCCCGGCCTATCGCCTGCCGCGCGCCGTGCTGGACGCGGAGGTCGCGCGCCTGGCCGACATGGGCGTCGTCTTCGAGTTCGCCCACAAGGTCTCCGACCTCGAAGCCGAGTGGACCGCCGGTGGCTTCGCCGCGGTGTTCCTCGCCGTCGGCGCCCACATCGGCAAGCGCGCCGGCATCCCGGCACGCGACGCCGGCCGCATGCTCGACGCGCTGGCCTTCCTGAAGGACGTCGAAGCCGGCACGCCGCCGAGGCTCGGTCGGCGCGTCGCGGTGTACGGCGGCGGCAACACCGCGATGGACGCGGCGCGCACCGCCGCGCGCCTCGGTCACGAACCGCTGATCATCTACCGCCGCGATCGCGACCACATGCCGGCGCACCCGTCGGAAGCCGACGATGCCCTGGAAGAGGGCGTGAAGATCCACTGGCTGCGCTCGATTGCCGGAATGGAAGCGGGCGAGCTGAAGGTCGAGGTGATGGCGCTCGACGACAAGGGACGGCCGAAGGGCACCGGCGTCTTCGAGACCATCGAGGCCGACGCGCTGATCCTCGCGCTGGGCCAGGACGTCGACACCGGCTTCCTCAAGGGCGTCGCGGGCGTCGTGATGACCGACGACGGCAGCGTCGTCGTCGACGCCGCGATGATGACCGGCCGCGCCGGCCTGTTCGCCGGTGGCGACATGGTGCCGGCCGAGCGCACCGTCACCTACGCGGTGGGCCACGGCCGCCGCGCCGCGACGCACATCGACGCGTACCTGCGCCAGCAGGCCGTCGAGGCGGCCGCGCCGCTCGAGATCGCCACTTACGAGAAGCTGCACCTCTGGTTCTACACCGACGTGGCGCACCGCCCGCAGGGCCGGCTGGCGATCGAGGAGCGACGCGCCGGCTTCGGCGAGGTCGTCGCCGGACTCACCGAGACCGAAGCGCAGCACGAGGCCAAACGGTGCCTGTCGTGCGGCACCTGCTTCGAGTGCGACGGCTGCTACGCGGCCTGCCCGGAAGACGCCGTCATCAAGCTCGGCAAGGGCAACCGCTACGAATACGACTACGGCAAGTGCACGGGCTGCGCGGTGTGCTTCGAGCAATGTCCCTGCCACGCCATCTCGATGGTGCCCGAGCCCGAGGCGCACTGA
- a CDS encoding DUF2235 domain-containing protein produces MAAHPESPFTPRNLVALSDGTGNSAAKLQKTNVWRLYEALDLSTGDQVALYDDGVGTASFKPLAILGGAFGYGLKRNVLDLYMFLCRAYRCDPADPWSGDRIYALGFSRGAYTARVLAALVANVGLVQADSEAELRRLSLWAYRTYRADRFPHSWPVRLGRRVRDVVLKAWDGLRGKPAFDPARTLKPDIEFLGVWDTVAAYGLPVDELTRGWERWIWPMLPKDRRASRRIRRACHALALDDERQTFFPLLWTEHEEAQNASSTHVDEERVTQVWFAGMHSNVGGGYPDDSLSMTPLAWMAGEACKRGLRFRPALCTRDGRLPDEWSDRAVVTAPMHDSRRGLGVYYRYHPRPLERLCHDDHVDVRVSRPKIHESVLERIRQDVDGYAPATLPEHYAVVTRDGRILADEATAPNPYEHPTQRHARRLRQESALNAVWWRRVSYFLTVAATLLLVLIPLCPAREHLTWLGAPQATLASLVGLLDSVLPAMLAPWLQYYQQRPFQLLAGAIVVFGLIAWSQRLKLAITDRMRRVWREHEVRAQPVPAVSSPDDWVYRLRTSHWYRQGFHLLSYHLLPNVFGIAMLIALAGLLPLRGLFEVRSRAGLLPASTCGRPVPPLPGEPAGTFLLSPRLLCNATGVMAEKGRAYRVEMALPAECEVAGDGDPGRAGAWRDRDIPVTTTEGFSSLHAPGASVIEKALLTLAVPLRREITANWFVPVVEIGTTNPSRIAVPDGTFVAPQDGPVSMYVNDAVLPCPRWDCLYRNNSGASAVARIRRADAPPLPPLRARQPCG; encoded by the coding sequence ATGGCAGCACACCCGGAGTCTCCCTTCACGCCGCGCAACCTGGTCGCGTTGTCGGACGGCACCGGCAACAGCGCCGCCAAGCTGCAGAAGACCAACGTGTGGCGTCTCTACGAGGCCCTCGATTTGTCCACCGGTGATCAGGTGGCGCTGTACGACGATGGCGTGGGGACGGCGTCGTTCAAGCCGCTGGCCATCCTTGGCGGTGCGTTCGGGTACGGCCTCAAGCGCAACGTGCTCGATCTGTACATGTTCCTGTGTCGCGCCTACCGGTGCGACCCGGCCGATCCCTGGAGCGGCGACCGCATCTACGCGTTGGGCTTCAGCCGCGGCGCCTACACGGCGCGCGTCCTTGCGGCGCTGGTGGCCAACGTCGGCCTCGTGCAGGCCGACAGCGAGGCCGAACTGCGGCGGCTGTCGCTGTGGGCGTATCGCACCTACCGCGCCGACCGCTTCCCGCACTCCTGGCCGGTGCGCCTCGGCCGTCGCGTCCGCGACGTCGTCCTGAAGGCCTGGGACGGACTGCGCGGCAAGCCGGCCTTCGATCCCGCACGCACCCTGAAGCCCGACATCGAGTTCCTGGGGGTGTGGGACACGGTAGCGGCCTACGGACTGCCGGTCGACGAGCTGACACGTGGCTGGGAACGCTGGATCTGGCCGATGCTCCCGAAGGACCGCCGCGCGTCGCGGCGCATCCGGCGCGCCTGCCACGCCCTGGCGCTCGACGACGAGCGGCAGACGTTCTTCCCGCTGCTGTGGACCGAGCACGAGGAGGCGCAGAACGCGTCGTCGACCCACGTGGACGAGGAGCGCGTCACGCAGGTGTGGTTCGCGGGCATGCACTCCAACGTCGGTGGCGGCTACCCGGACGACAGTCTCTCGATGACCCCGCTGGCGTGGATGGCGGGCGAAGCCTGCAAGCGCGGCCTGCGCTTCAGGCCGGCGCTGTGCACCCGCGACGGGCGCCTGCCCGACGAGTGGAGCGACCGGGCGGTGGTCACCGCGCCGATGCACGACTCGCGGCGCGGCCTCGGCGTCTACTATCGCTACCATCCCCGCCCGCTCGAGCGCCTCTGTCACGACGACCACGTGGACGTCCGCGTGTCGCGGCCGAAGATCCACGAGAGCGTGCTCGAGCGGATCCGCCAGGACGTCGACGGCTACGCGCCGGCGACCCTGCCCGAGCACTACGCCGTCGTGACCCGCGACGGCCGTATCCTCGCCGACGAGGCGACGGCGCCCAACCCGTACGAGCACCCGACCCAGCGCCACGCGCGACGGCTGCGGCAGGAGTCGGCGCTCAACGCCGTGTGGTGGCGGCGCGTGTCCTACTTCCTCACGGTCGCCGCGACGCTGCTGCTGGTGCTGATCCCGCTGTGTCCTGCCCGTGAGCACCTGACCTGGCTCGGCGCCCCGCAGGCGACGTTGGCCTCTCTCGTGGGCCTGCTCGACTCGGTGTTGCCGGCGATGCTGGCGCCATGGCTGCAGTACTACCAGCAGCGGCCGTTCCAGTTGCTCGCGGGCGCGATCGTCGTGTTCGGGCTGATCGCCTGGAGTCAGCGACTGAAGCTCGCCATCACCGACCGGATGCGGCGGGTGTGGCGCGAGCACGAGGTGCGGGCCCAGCCGGTGCCGGCCGTGAGCTCACCCGACGACTGGGTCTACCGCCTGCGCACGAGTCACTGGTACAGGCAGGGCTTCCACCTGCTGTCGTACCACCTGTTGCCCAACGTGTTCGGCATCGCGATGCTGATCGCGCTTGCCGGCCTGTTGCCACTCCGGGGACTGTTCGAGGTGCGCAGCCGCGCCGGGTTGCTGCCCGCCTCGACGTGCGGACGGCCGGTGCCGCCGCTGCCGGGTGAACCGGCGGGCACGTTCCTGCTCTCTCCGCGCCTGCTCTGCAATGCCACCGGCGTGATGGCGGAGAAGGGACGGGCCTACCGCGTCGAGATGGCGTTGCCGGCCGAGTGCGAGGTGGCGGGCGACGGAGACCCTGGCCGCGCCGGCGCGTGGCGCGATCGCGACATCCCGGTGACGACCACCGAGGGCTTCTCGTCGCTGCACGCGCCGGGCGCCTCGGTGATCGAGAAGGCGCTGCTGACGCTCGCCGTGCCGTTGCGTCGCGAGATCACCGCCAACTGGTTCGTGCCGGTCGTCGAGATCGGCACCACCAATCCGTCGCGCATCGCGGTGCCCGACGGCACCTTCGTTGCGCCGCAGGACGGGCCGGTGTCGATGTACGTCAACGACGCGGTGCTGCCGTGCCCGCGGTGGGATTGCCTGTACCGGAACAACAGCGGTGCGAGCGCCGTGGCCCGCATCCGCCGGGCTGATGCGCCGCCCCTGCCGCCGCTACGTGCGCGACAGCCCTGCGGGTAG